The following nucleotide sequence is from uncultured Draconibacterium sp..
ACCGGACAATGATCTGATCCCATAATTTCGTTTAGAATGTATGCGTTTTTTACGTTTGGCATAAATTGTTCCGAAACAAGAAAATAATCGATTCTCCAGCCTACGTTCTTGCCTCGTGCTCCGGCCCTGTAGCTCCACCACGAATATTTATCTGTAACATCGGGGTAAAAGTGTCGGAAAGTATCAACCAGTCCGCCCTGTGTAAAACGATCCATTCCATCAATTTCTTCCTGCATGTAGCCGGCCGATTTGTTGTAGTTTGGTTTTGGCCGTGCCAAATCAATAGGGCGGTGGGCTACATTAAAATCGCCGCAAACCACTACCGGCTTCTTTGTCTCCAACTCTTTCAGGTAATTAAAAAAAGCCAGATCCCAGTCTTGTCGGTAATCGAGACGTTTTAACGCGCTGCCCGAATTGGGTACGTATACCGTTACCAAATAAAATTTTTCGTATTCAAGACAGAGTACCCGGCCTTCGGTATCGTGAATATCAATTCCCATATCGCGCGAAACACTTAATGGTTCGG
It contains:
- a CDS encoding exodeoxyribonuclease III, whose amino-acid sequence is MKIISWNVNGIRAVAKKNFFEDFKQMNADMLCLQETKAQDDQVAETLASINGYHIYSNSAEKKGYSGTAILSKTEPLSVSRDMGIDIHDTEGRVLCLEYEKFYLVTVYVPNSGSALKRLDYRQDWDLAFFNYLKELETKKPVVVCGDFNVAHRPIDLARPKPNYNKSAGYMQEEIDGMDRFTQGGLVDTFRHFYPDVTDKYSWWSYRAGARGKNVGWRIDYFLVSEQFMPNVKNAYILNEIMGSDHCPVGIELN